The Achromobacter deleyi genome has a window encoding:
- a CDS encoding 2-hydroxymuconic semialdehyde dehydrogenase gives MTIRQLRNYLDGRYEDGASTFDKYSPVDGKLVAQVHEASRDQVGRAVAAAQRALPAWAGLSVAARTDHLLALADGIDRRFDDFLQAEIGDTGKPVSWAGKIDIPRGAANFRTFAELARTLDMESYMTDTPDGRQALNYAYRKPLGVVGVISPWNLPLLLLTWKVAPALAFGNTVIMKPSEVTPSTATLLTEVAHETGLPPGVLNLTHGFGPNSAGEFMTTHPDIDGITFTGESATGSAIMRAVAPGVKPVSFELGGKNAALVFADADFDAAVDGVTRSVFANCGQVCLCTERVYVERPIYERFVAALAARARDMRIGWPMDPDTEMGPLVSREHREKVLSYFALAREEGATVVAGGGVPVFGDARDEGAYVQPTIWTGLPEDARCIKEEVFGPVCHVAPFDTEEEAIRLANDTRYGLAAAVWTQNLTRGHRVAQAMKVGLAWVNCWFLRDLRTPFGGSGLSGIGREGGRHSLHFYTEPTNVCIKL, from the coding sequence ATGACGATCCGCCAACTGCGCAACTACCTGGACGGCCGCTACGAAGACGGCGCATCCACCTTCGACAAATACAGCCCGGTGGACGGGAAACTGGTCGCCCAGGTCCATGAAGCCAGCCGCGACCAGGTCGGGCGCGCCGTCGCGGCGGCCCAGCGGGCGCTGCCCGCGTGGGCCGGGCTGTCGGTGGCGGCGCGCACCGATCATCTGCTGGCCCTGGCCGATGGCATCGACCGCCGGTTCGACGATTTCCTGCAGGCCGAGATCGGCGACACGGGCAAGCCCGTCAGTTGGGCCGGCAAGATCGACATCCCGCGCGGCGCGGCCAATTTTCGGACCTTTGCCGAACTGGCGCGCACGCTGGACATGGAAAGCTACATGACCGACACGCCGGACGGCCGGCAGGCGCTGAACTACGCCTACCGCAAGCCGCTGGGCGTGGTGGGCGTGATTTCGCCCTGGAACCTGCCGCTGCTGCTGCTGACCTGGAAGGTCGCGCCGGCGCTGGCCTTCGGCAATACCGTGATCATGAAGCCGTCGGAAGTCACGCCCTCCACCGCCACGCTGCTGACCGAGGTGGCGCACGAAACCGGCCTGCCGCCGGGCGTGCTGAACCTGACGCACGGGTTCGGCCCCAACTCCGCGGGCGAATTCATGACCACCCACCCGGACATTGACGGCATCACCTTCACGGGGGAATCCGCCACCGGGTCGGCCATCATGCGCGCCGTGGCGCCAGGCGTAAAACCGGTGTCGTTCGAGCTGGGCGGGAAAAACGCGGCGCTGGTGTTCGCCGATGCCGACTTCGACGCTGCGGTCGACGGCGTGACCCGGTCGGTCTTCGCCAACTGCGGCCAGGTCTGCCTGTGCACCGAACGCGTATACGTCGAACGCCCGATCTACGAGCGCTTCGTCGCGGCGCTGGCGGCGCGGGCGCGCGACATGCGCATCGGCTGGCCGATGGACCCGGACACCGAAATGGGCCCCCTGGTGTCGCGCGAACATCGCGAAAAAGTACTGTCCTACTTTGCGCTTGCGCGCGAGGAGGGCGCGACGGTCGTGGCCGGTGGCGGCGTGCCCGTGTTTGGCGACGCGCGCGACGAAGGCGCCTACGTTCAGCCCACGATCTGGACGGGCCTGCCCGAAGACGCCCGCTGCATCAAGGAAGAAGTGTTCGGCCCCGTCTGCCACGTGGCGCCGTTCGATACCGAAGAGGAAGCCATCCGCCTGGCCAACGACACGCGCTATGGCCTGGCGGCCGCCGTCTGGACCCAGAACCTCACGCGCGGGCACCGCGTGGCCCAGGCCATGAAGGTCGGGCTGGCCTGGGTGAACTGCTGGTTCCTGCGCGACCTGCGCACGCCGTTCGGCGGCAGCGGCCTGTCCGGCATCGGCCGCGAAGGCGGACGCCATTCCCTGCATTTCTACACCGAGCCCACCAACGTCTGCATCAAGCTCTGA
- a CDS encoding YihY/virulence factor BrkB family protein: MRLPKTLLRILRPSEIGGLLMDSARQWSNHRASSKGAALALYMVFSLAPMLLLVIAVAGAFFGEEAVRSELFTQLRDLIGERGAEVIQTVLASAHESGGGWIAALISIFVLIFSATTAFAELKASLDELWEVSGNQKGGLHGMVRSRVLSFGLVLVLAVFLLISLTVNAGLAAARGYYGDLWTASSFALVAEWVSNLFSFSVVAALFAVIFKLLPSARISWPDVIPGAIVTAGLFLLGKWGIGLYLSRGAAVSAYGAAGSLIALLLWIYYSAQIFFFGAVFTRQFALRFGKAERPPAQAASPADSAPTHDA, encoded by the coding sequence ATGCGCCTACCCAAGACCCTGCTGCGTATCCTGCGACCTTCCGAGATCGGCGGGCTGCTGATGGACTCCGCCAGGCAGTGGTCCAACCATCGCGCCTCCAGCAAGGGAGCGGCGCTGGCGCTGTACATGGTGTTCTCGCTGGCTCCCATGCTGCTGCTGGTGATCGCGGTGGCGGGCGCATTCTTTGGCGAAGAGGCGGTGCGCTCTGAATTGTTCACGCAACTGCGCGACCTGATCGGGGAGCGCGGCGCGGAGGTGATCCAGACCGTGCTGGCCAGCGCCCATGAATCGGGCGGCGGCTGGATCGCGGCCCTGATCTCGATTTTTGTGCTGATATTCAGCGCCACCACGGCGTTCGCGGAATTGAAGGCCAGTCTGGACGAACTGTGGGAAGTGTCGGGCAACCAGAAGGGCGGCCTGCACGGCATGGTGCGCAGCCGCGTGCTGTCGTTTGGCCTGGTGCTGGTGCTGGCGGTGTTCCTGCTGATATCCCTGACCGTGAACGCCGGGCTGGCGGCAGCGCGCGGCTACTACGGCGACCTGTGGACGGCCTCGTCGTTCGCGCTGGTGGCGGAGTGGGTATCCAACCTGTTTTCTTTTTCGGTGGTGGCGGCGCTGTTTGCCGTGATCTTCAAGCTGCTGCCCAGCGCCAGGATCTCGTGGCCGGACGTCATACCCGGCGCGATCGTGACGGCCGGGCTGTTCCTCCTGGGCAAGTGGGGGATAGGCCTCTACCTGAGCCGCGGCGCGGCCGTGTCGGCCTACGGCGCGGCAGGCTCGCTGATCGCGTTGCTGCTGTGGATCTATTACTCCGCGCAGATCTTCTTCTTTGGCGCGGTCTTCACGCGGCAATTCGCGCTGCGCTTTGGCAAGGCGGAAAGGCCTCCGGCGCAAGCCGCAAGCCCGGCGGATTCCGCGCCCACGCACGACGCCTGA
- a CDS encoding MarR family winged helix-turn-helix transcriptional regulator — MTTPSRSTRPAAARALKEFDLTQVASHLLRRAHFRAEALFAQAFPDEDLTPRQKALLVTVYQNPGATQNRIAELIALDRNSFAEMIARMTRKGYVRRTRAASDARAYALEITQEGVALLARILPQDAEVEAQVLAPIPPELRPVFLKCLRLMAGLEPRETP; from the coding sequence ATGACCACCCCTTCCCGATCCACCCGCCCGGCCGCCGCCCGGGCCCTGAAGGAATTCGACCTGACCCAGGTGGCGTCCCACCTGCTGCGCCGCGCCCATTTCCGGGCCGAAGCGCTGTTCGCGCAGGCCTTTCCGGACGAGGACCTGACGCCGCGCCAGAAAGCGCTGCTGGTCACCGTCTACCAGAACCCCGGCGCCACGCAGAATCGCATCGCCGAACTTATCGCGCTGGACCGTAATTCCTTTGCCGAGATGATCGCGCGCATGACCAGGAAGGGATACGTGCGCCGCACGCGCGCCGCCAGCGATGCGCGCGCCTATGCGCTGGAGATCACGCAGGAGGGGGTGGCTTTGTTGGCCCGCATCCTGCCGCAGGATGCCGAGGTGGAAGCCCAGGTGCTGGCGCCGATTCCGCCGGAATTGCGGCCGGTATTCCTGAAATGCCTGCGCCTGATGGCAGGGCTGGAGCCGCGGGAGACGCCCTGA
- a CDS encoding 3-hydroxyanthranilate 3,4-dioxygenase translates to MPAYGPPLNFQRWIQDHAHLLKPPVGNQQIWQDSDFIVTVVGGPNHRTDYHDDPLEEFFYQVRGNAWLSLWVDGKPERMDLKEGDIFLLPPHVRHSPQRPETDSACLVIERQRPLGLLDGFEWYCPHCGHLVHRVEVQLKSIVTDLPPLFHAFYASTEKRTCPGCGQIHPGKGHAPSAQPTPA, encoded by the coding sequence ATGCCCGCCTACGGCCCGCCGTTGAATTTCCAGCGCTGGATACAAGACCACGCCCACCTGCTGAAGCCCCCCGTCGGCAACCAGCAGATCTGGCAAGACAGCGACTTCATCGTCACCGTGGTCGGCGGCCCCAACCACCGCACCGACTACCACGACGACCCGCTGGAAGAGTTCTTCTACCAGGTCCGCGGCAACGCCTGGCTGTCATTGTGGGTAGACGGCAAACCCGAACGCATGGACCTCAAGGAAGGCGACATCTTCCTGCTTCCGCCCCACGTACGGCATTCGCCCCAACGCCCCGAAACCGACAGCGCCTGTCTGGTGATCGAGCGCCAGCGCCCGCTCGGCCTGCTCGACGGCTTCGAATGGTATTGCCCGCATTGCGGCCACCTCGTGCATCGCGTCGAAGTCCAGCTCAAGAGCATCGTCACCGACCTGCCCCCCCTGTTCCACGCCTTCTACGCCAGCACCGAAAAGCGCACCTGCCCCGGCTGCGGACAGATCCACCCCGGCAAGGGACACGCTCCTTCCGCGCAACCCACGCCCGCCTAG
- a CDS encoding RidA family protein: MNQPTVSATVVAGKATPRGKYPHIKRAGDFLFVSGTSSRLPDNRIAGAEVDAMGTATLDIRVQTRAVIENIRDILATAGATLADVVEISTFLVNMNDFGGYNQVYGEYFDADGPARTTVAVHQLPHPQLLIEIKAVAYKPPVR; encoded by the coding sequence ATGAACCAGCCCACCGTCAGCGCCACCGTCGTCGCCGGCAAAGCCACGCCCCGCGGCAAGTATCCGCACATCAAGCGCGCCGGCGACTTCCTGTTCGTCTCCGGCACCAGCTCGCGCCTGCCCGACAACCGCATCGCGGGCGCCGAAGTCGACGCGATGGGCACCGCCACGCTGGACATCCGCGTGCAGACACGCGCCGTCATCGAGAACATCCGCGACATCCTGGCCACCGCCGGCGCCACGCTCGCCGACGTGGTGGAAATCAGTACATTCCTGGTCAACATGAACGACTTCGGTGGATACAATCAGGTCTACGGCGAGTACTTCGACGCCGATGGTCCGGCCCGCACCACGGTCGCGGTGCACCAATTGCCGCACCCGCAGTTGCTGATTGAGATCAAGGCGGTCGCCTACAAGCCGCCCGTCCGCTAG
- a CDS encoding ABC transporter substrate-binding protein — protein sequence MKRITTLTAAAVMGLTLSATAMADVKIGLLTTLTGPGSVLGQDQLDGFMLAVEQGGGKLGGVPVQIIREDDQFKPEVGVQAARKLVQSDKVPIITGVVYSNVMLAVVRPVTSAGVFLVGSNAGPTNLAGKDCSPYFFSTSWNNTQRHEGSGEMANQMGFKKVYLLAPNYQAGKDAMAGFKRFYKGDVMNEVFTQVNQPDYSVELAALADAKPDAAYVFFPGGMGVNFIKQYRQAGLFGKIPLLSVDTIDGATLPALQKDALGAVTNVPYSPDLDNAANKAFAAAYRQKYGREPSSYAAQSWDAAQLIGSALKKTGGNVDDKEALRKALESADFQSVRGEFRYQPNHFPVSGFFRADVEAGADGKTGFVNKGPIFPDLSKVSDQYAAQCAMK from the coding sequence ATGAAACGCATCACCACGCTGACCGCCGCCGCGGTCATGGGCCTGACGCTATCGGCCACCGCGATGGCCGACGTGAAGATCGGCCTGCTTACCACCTTGACCGGCCCCGGCTCGGTGCTGGGCCAGGATCAGCTGGACGGCTTCATGCTGGCCGTGGAGCAAGGCGGCGGCAAGCTGGGCGGCGTGCCCGTCCAGATCATCAGGGAAGACGACCAGTTCAAGCCCGAAGTGGGCGTGCAGGCCGCGCGCAAGCTGGTGCAAAGCGACAAGGTGCCCATCATCACCGGCGTCGTGTATTCCAACGTCATGCTGGCCGTGGTGCGCCCCGTGACCAGCGCCGGGGTATTCCTGGTGGGTTCCAACGCCGGCCCGACCAATCTGGCCGGCAAGGACTGTTCGCCCTACTTCTTCTCCACATCATGGAACAACACGCAGCGCCACGAAGGCAGCGGCGAGATGGCCAACCAGATGGGATTCAAGAAGGTCTACCTGCTGGCGCCCAACTACCAGGCCGGCAAGGACGCCATGGCCGGGTTCAAGCGCTTCTACAAGGGCGACGTGATGAACGAGGTGTTCACCCAGGTGAACCAACCCGACTACTCGGTGGAGCTGGCCGCGCTGGCCGACGCCAAGCCCGATGCCGCCTACGTATTCTTTCCCGGCGGCATGGGCGTGAACTTCATCAAGCAGTACCGCCAGGCCGGCCTGTTCGGCAAGATCCCGCTGCTGTCGGTGGACACCATCGACGGCGCCACCCTGCCCGCCCTGCAAAAGGACGCGCTGGGCGCCGTCACCAACGTGCCGTATTCGCCCGACCTGGACAACGCCGCCAACAAGGCGTTTGCCGCCGCCTACCGCCAGAAATACGGCCGCGAGCCGTCCAGCTATGCCGCACAGTCGTGGGATGCGGCCCAGCTGATCGGATCCGCGCTGAAGAAAACGGGCGGCAATGTCGACGACAAGGAAGCCTTGCGCAAAGCCCTGGAATCCGCCGACTTCCAGTCCGTGCGCGGCGAATTCCGCTATCAGCCGAACCACTTCCCCGTTTCCGGATTCTTCCGGGCGGATGTGGAAGCCGGCGCCGACGGCAAGACGGGCTTCGTGAACAAGGGTCCCATCTTTCCGGACCTGTCCAAGGTATCGGACCAGTACGCCGCCCAGTGCGCAATGAAGTAA
- the groES gene encoding co-chaperone GroES, with protein sequence MALRPLGDRVIVKRLENERKTASGIVIPDSAAEKPDQGEVVAVGPGKKTEDGKILPVDLKAGDKVLFGKYAGQSVKVDGEELLVIREDEILAVVL encoded by the coding sequence ATGGCCTTGCGTCCCCTGGGCGATCGCGTGATCGTCAAACGCCTCGAAAACGAGCGCAAGACTGCCTCGGGTATCGTTATCCCCGACAGCGCTGCTGAAAAGCCCGATCAAGGTGAAGTCGTGGCCGTCGGCCCCGGCAAGAAGACCGAAGACGGCAAGATCCTGCCGGTCGACCTGAAGGCTGGCGACAAGGTTCTGTTCGGCAAGTACGCCGGCCAGTCCGTGAAGGTTGATGGCGAAGAACTGCTCGTCATCCGCGAGGACGAAATCCTCGCCGTGGTTCTGTAA
- a CDS encoding LysR substrate-binding domain-containing protein: MDGGISGSPREQDDRPRPDARAAARMSNFRITPNALSHKLKLHQLQIFERVLARRSLSRAASELHLTQPTVTKAIHDLEAFFGATLFERSNRGVTPTELAMVLGRRVHAMMAEIRYMADDIDAVLGGASGHVVVGTLIAASAKLLPEAIARLMTDHPGIQVTVREGPSAQLLPALATGDLDIVVGRLPGADMASISGVAVDHHKLYHEELCLVVGARHPMAGATQVSLADLMTHIWILPAPTSPLRASIERTFFDAGLRLPARHIESLSLLTNIGVLMHSDALALIPYDAAAQFLSMGILARLPTNVFGAFGDVGYSIRADRPLTPACQRLVDYLKQITAQRQPPQETT; encoded by the coding sequence ATGGACGGCGGCATTTCGGGTTCACCCAGGGAACAGGACGATCGCCCCCGGCCAGACGCCAGGGCGGCTGCACGGATGTCGAACTTCCGCATTACGCCCAACGCGCTCAGCCACAAGCTGAAGCTGCATCAACTGCAGATCTTCGAACGCGTGCTGGCGCGCCGCTCGCTGTCCCGCGCCGCCAGCGAACTGCACCTGACGCAACCCACCGTCACCAAGGCCATCCACGACCTCGAAGCCTTCTTCGGCGCAACGCTGTTCGAACGCTCCAACCGCGGCGTCACCCCGACCGAACTGGCCATGGTCCTGGGCCGCCGCGTCCACGCCATGATGGCCGAGATCCGCTACATGGCCGACGACATCGACGCCGTGCTGGGCGGCGCCAGCGGCCACGTGGTGGTGGGCACCCTGATCGCGGCGTCCGCCAAGCTGCTGCCCGAAGCCATCGCCCGCCTCATGACCGACCATCCCGGCATCCAGGTCACGGTACGCGAAGGCCCTTCCGCCCAATTGCTGCCCGCGCTTGCCACCGGCGACCTGGACATCGTCGTCGGCCGCCTGCCCGGCGCCGACATGGCGTCCATCTCCGGCGTCGCGGTGGACCACCACAAGCTCTACCACGAGGAACTCTGCCTGGTGGTCGGCGCGCGCCACCCGATGGCCGGCGCCACGCAGGTCTCGCTGGCAGACCTGATGACCCACATCTGGATCCTGCCGGCCCCCACCTCGCCGCTGCGCGCCTCGATCGAACGCACCTTCTTCGACGCCGGCCTGCGCCTGCCGGCCCGCCACATCGAATCGCTATCGCTGCTGACCAACATCGGCGTGCTCATGCACAGCGATGCGCTCGCGCTCATCCCCTACGACGCGGCGGCGCAATTCCTGTCCATGGGCATCCTGGCCCGCCTGCCCACCAACGTCTTCGGCGCCTTCGGCGACGTCGGCTACTCGATCCGCGCCGACCGCCCGCTGACGCCCGCCTGCCAGCGGCTGGTGGACTACCTGAAGCAGATCACGGCACAACGCCAGCCCCCTCAAGAAACAACGTAG
- the groL gene encoding chaperonin GroEL (60 kDa chaperone family; promotes refolding of misfolded polypeptides especially under stressful conditions; forms two stacked rings of heptamers to form a barrel-shaped 14mer; ends can be capped by GroES; misfolded proteins enter the barrel where they are refolded when GroES binds), with the protein MAAKQVLFGDDARVRIVRGVNVLANAVKTTLGPKGRNVVLERSFGAPTVTKDGVSVAKEIELKDKFENIGAQLVKDVASKTSDNAGDGTTTATVLAQAIVMEGLKYVAAGFNPIDLKRGIDKAVAAAVAELKKQSKPVTTSKEIAQVGSISANSDASIGQIIADAMDKVGKEGVITVEDGKSLENELDVVEGMQFDRGYLSPYFINSPEKQVAVLEDPYVLIFDKKISNIRDLLPVLEQVAKSSRPLLIIAEDVEGEALATLVVNNIRGILKTTAVKAPGFGDRRKAMLEDIAILTGGTVISEETGMSLEKAGLAELGQAKRIEVGKENTTIIDGAGDSKSIEARVKQVRVQIEEATSDYDREKLQERVAKLAGGVAVIRVGAATEVEMKEKKARVEDALHATRAAVEEGVVAGGGVALLRAKQAIADLKGDTPDQNAGIKLILRAVEEPLRTIVTNAGEEASVVVSNVLQGKGNYGYNAATGEYTDLVEQGVLDPTKVTRTALQNAASVASLLLTAEAAVVELAEDKPAAPAMPGGMGGMGGMDF; encoded by the coding sequence ATGGCTGCCAAGCAAGTATTGTTCGGTGATGACGCCCGCGTGCGCATCGTCCGTGGCGTGAATGTTCTCGCCAACGCTGTCAAGACCACCCTGGGCCCCAAGGGTCGCAACGTCGTGCTGGAGCGCTCGTTCGGCGCCCCGACGGTGACCAAGGACGGCGTGTCCGTCGCCAAGGAAATCGAACTGAAGGACAAGTTCGAAAACATCGGCGCTCAACTCGTCAAGGACGTTGCGTCCAAGACCTCCGACAACGCCGGCGACGGCACCACGACCGCCACCGTGCTGGCTCAAGCCATCGTCATGGAAGGCCTGAAGTACGTTGCCGCCGGTTTCAACCCGATCGACCTGAAGCGCGGCATCGACAAGGCTGTCGCCGCCGCCGTGGCTGAACTGAAGAAGCAATCCAAGCCGGTCACGACCAGCAAGGAAATCGCTCAAGTCGGTTCGATCTCGGCCAACAGCGATGCATCCATCGGCCAGATCATCGCTGACGCGATGGACAAGGTTGGCAAGGAAGGCGTCATCACCGTCGAAGACGGCAAGTCGCTGGAAAACGAGCTGGACGTCGTCGAAGGCATGCAATTCGACCGCGGCTACCTGTCGCCCTACTTCATCAACAGCCCGGAAAAGCAAGTTGCCGTGCTGGAAGATCCGTATGTCCTGATTTTCGACAAGAAGATCAGCAACATCCGTGACCTGCTGCCCGTGCTGGAACAAGTTGCCAAGTCGAGCCGTCCCCTGCTGATCATCGCGGAAGACGTCGAAGGCGAAGCGCTGGCCACCCTGGTTGTGAACAACATCCGTGGCATCCTGAAGACCACCGCCGTCAAGGCTCCGGGCTTCGGCGACCGCCGCAAGGCCATGCTGGAAGACATCGCCATCCTGACGGGCGGCACGGTGATCTCCGAAGAAACCGGCATGTCGCTGGAAAAGGCCGGCCTGGCTGAACTGGGCCAAGCCAAGCGCATCGAAGTGGGCAAGGAAAACACGACGATCATCGACGGCGCTGGCGACAGCAAGTCGATCGAAGCTCGCGTCAAGCAAGTTCGCGTCCAGATCGAAGAAGCCACGTCCGACTACGACCGTGAAAAGCTGCAAGAACGCGTGGCCAAGCTGGCCGGCGGCGTTGCCGTGATTCGCGTTGGCGCTGCCACCGAAGTCGAAATGAAGGAAAAGAAGGCACGCGTCGAAGACGCCCTGCACGCTACCCGCGCTGCAGTGGAAGAAGGCGTTGTGGCTGGCGGCGGCGTTGCACTGCTGCGCGCCAAGCAAGCCATCGCTGACCTGAAGGGCGACACGCCTGACCAGAACGCCGGTATCAAGCTGATCCTGCGCGCTGTGGAAGAGCCCCTGCGCACCATCGTCACGAACGCCGGCGAAGAAGCCAGCGTCGTGGTCAGCAACGTGCTGCAAGGCAAGGGCAACTACGGCTACAACGCCGCGACCGGCGAGTACACCGACCTGGTCGAGCAAGGCGTGCTGGATCCCACCAAGGTGACCCGCACCGCCCTGCAAAACGCTGCCTCCGTCGCCAGCCTGCTGCTGACGGCTGAAGCCGCCGTTGTGGAACTGGCCGAAGACAAGCCCGCTGCTCCGGCCATGCCCGGCGGCATGGGCGGCATGGGCGGCATGGACTTCTAA
- a CDS encoding branched-chain amino acid ABC transporter permease: MSTTLLLVQALNGLQLGILLFLLAAGLTLVFGIMNFINLAHGSLYMMGAFIAATVFRHTGSFLLAAAAVVAGMAALGLLLDRIALARLYPREHLDQVLATFGFILFFNELTRIIWGPAPISMGLPSWLSGTIDILGVTYPLYRFLIIVVGLLVAAGCYVLIHRTRLGMLIRAGSTDRMMVGALGVNIARLNTLLFVLGAVLAGLAGLMAGPILSAQTGMGEPILILTLVVIVIGGIGSVRGAFLAALMVGLIDTLGRALLPTLLRAALPPAAANAAGPAIASMLIYIVMALVLALRPQGLFPVRHG, translated from the coding sequence ATGTCCACAACGCTGCTGCTGGTGCAGGCCCTGAACGGCCTGCAGCTCGGAATCCTGCTGTTCCTGCTGGCCGCCGGCCTGACGCTGGTGTTCGGCATCATGAACTTCATCAACCTGGCGCATGGATCGCTCTACATGATGGGCGCCTTCATCGCGGCCACCGTGTTCCGGCATACCGGATCCTTCCTGCTGGCGGCGGCCGCCGTCGTCGCCGGCATGGCGGCGCTGGGGCTGCTGCTGGACCGCATCGCGCTGGCCCGGCTGTATCCGCGCGAGCACCTGGACCAGGTGCTCGCCACGTTCGGCTTCATCCTGTTCTTCAACGAGCTCACGCGCATCATCTGGGGCCCGGCGCCAATCAGCATGGGGCTGCCGTCCTGGCTGTCCGGCACCATCGACATCCTCGGCGTGACCTATCCGCTGTACCGCTTCCTGATCATCGTGGTGGGCCTGCTGGTGGCCGCCGGCTGCTATGTGCTCATCCACCGCACCCGGCTGGGCATGCTGATACGCGCGGGCTCCACCGACCGCATGATGGTGGGCGCGCTGGGCGTGAACATCGCCCGGCTCAATACGCTGCTGTTCGTGCTGGGCGCCGTGCTGGCCGGCCTGGCCGGATTGATGGCCGGTCCCATCCTGTCGGCGCAGACCGGCATGGGCGAACCCATCCTGATCCTGACCCTGGTGGTCATCGTGATCGGCGGCATCGGGTCGGTGCGCGGCGCATTCCTGGCCGCGCTGATGGTGGGGCTCATCGACACGCTGGGCCGGGCCCTGCTGCCCACCTTGCTGCGCGCCGCCCTGCCGCCCGCCGCGGCCAACGCGGCGGGTCCGGCGATCGCGTCGATGCTGATCTACATCGTGATGGCGCTGGTGCTGGCCTTGCGGCCGCAGGGCCTGTTTCCCGTCAGGCACGGATAA
- a CDS encoding DUF2165 family protein: protein MSTSIAIWLFLSVQALGLALWLTLAALNNRRDFAGAAAAVGATMAMLPLTQEPSIPTPLLSRAQRAPGLHRAALGLLLVIQTAGAASAWVGCYLLLIRGDLAAASPWLNVALAALSACLLAMHLSGLWFGYWIRQDTLQLTHIALLLWSCLMFLTFNLAA from the coding sequence TTGAGTACATCCATTGCTATCTGGCTGTTCCTGTCTGTCCAGGCCTTGGGGCTGGCGCTCTGGCTGACGCTTGCCGCGCTGAACAACCGGCGGGATTTCGCTGGCGCGGCAGCTGCGGTCGGCGCCACGATGGCGATGCTGCCGCTGACGCAGGAGCCAAGCATCCCTACGCCCTTACTAAGCCGCGCGCAACGGGCGCCGGGGCTGCATCGCGCCGCATTGGGGCTTTTACTGGTGATCCAGACCGCCGGCGCCGCGTCGGCCTGGGTCGGCTGCTACCTGCTGCTGATCCGGGGCGATCTGGCTGCCGCCAGCCCTTGGTTGAACGTCGCCTTGGCCGCTCTGTCCGCCTGCCTGCTGGCCATGCATCTGAGTGGCCTGTGGTTTGGGTACTGGATACGCCAGGACACGCTGCAACTGACACACATCGCGTTGTTGTTGTGGTCGTGCCTGATGTTCCTGACCTTCAATCTGGCGGCGTGA
- a CDS encoding amidohydrolase family protein produces the protein MIQKIDMHAHFFPPITRQEAAALDPVHAPWLRPDGDGSTGQIMAGDRPFRPVDATLWDPALRVRQMDRHGVDVQILCATPIMFGYTYPARAAADWAARMNDLALEHCAYAPSRLKALAQVPLQDLDLACKEASRARAAGHLGVQIGNHVGPRDLDDETLVQFLTHCANDGIPVLVHPWDMMTDGRMKKWMLPWLVAMPAETQLGILSLILSGAFERIPRSLKLCFAHGGGSFAFLLGRVDNAWRHRDIIREDCPQLPSSYTDRFYTDSAVFDPRSLRLLIDVMGEDRVLLGSDYPYPLGEQEVGKLVAHADLLPQVQQKILFRNTTTFFGLNP, from the coding sequence ATGATCCAGAAAATCGATATGCACGCCCATTTCTTCCCGCCGATCACACGGCAGGAAGCGGCTGCGCTTGATCCCGTCCACGCCCCCTGGCTGCGGCCCGACGGCGACGGCTCCACCGGACAGATCATGGCGGGCGACCGCCCCTTCCGCCCCGTCGACGCCACGCTGTGGGACCCCGCGCTGCGCGTCCGGCAAATGGACCGCCACGGCGTGGACGTACAGATCCTCTGCGCCACCCCGATCATGTTTGGCTACACCTACCCCGCCCGCGCCGCCGCGGACTGGGCCGCCCGCATGAACGACCTGGCGCTGGAACACTGCGCCTACGCCCCCTCGCGCCTGAAGGCCCTGGCGCAGGTGCCGCTGCAAGACCTGGATCTCGCCTGCAAAGAAGCGTCCCGGGCGCGCGCCGCCGGCCACCTGGGCGTACAGATCGGCAACCATGTCGGCCCCCGCGACCTGGACGACGAAACCCTGGTGCAATTCCTGACCCACTGCGCCAACGACGGCATCCCCGTGCTGGTGCACCCGTGGGACATGATGACCGACGGCCGCATGAAGAAATGGATGCTGCCGTGGCTGGTCGCCATGCCGGCCGAAACACAGCTGGGCATCCTGTCCCTGATCCTCTCGGGCGCCTTCGAACGCATTCCCCGCAGCCTCAAGCTGTGCTTCGCGCACGGCGGCGGCAGCTTCGCGTTCCTGCTGGGGCGCGTGGACAACGCCTGGCGTCATCGCGACATCATCCGGGAAGACTGCCCGCAGCTGCCCTCTTCCTACACCGACCGCTTCTACACCGACAGCGCCGTATTCGACCCGCGTTCCCTGCGCCTGCTGATCGACGTGATGGGCGAAGACCGCGTGCTGCTGGGATCCGACTACCCCTATCCGCTGGGAGAGCAGGAAGTCGGCAAGCTGGTCGCGCACGCCGACCTGCTGCCGCAGGTGCAGCAGAAGATCCTGTTCCGCAACACGACAACCTTCTTTGGCCTGAACCCGTAG